A part of Gemmatimonadaceae bacterium genomic DNA contains:
- a CDS encoding PadR family transcriptional regulator has protein sequence MAPVPLPVLRGTLDLLVLRALLSRPMHGYEITSWLDRHGSGNLAVLDSALYQALYRLERQRLIGAEWGVTDNNRQARYYHVTARGRAHLRSETESWLRYASTVTALLTAPLAAE, from the coding sequence GTGGCGCCCGTCCCGCTGCCCGTCCTTCGCGGTACTCTCGATCTCCTCGTGCTCCGCGCGCTCCTCTCGCGCCCGATGCACGGCTACGAGATCACGTCGTGGCTCGACCGCCATGGCTCCGGCAATCTGGCCGTGCTCGACAGCGCGCTCTACCAGGCCCTCTATCGTCTCGAGCGCCAGCGACTGATCGGCGCCGAGTGGGGCGTGACCGACAACAATCGTCAGGCGCGCTACTACCACGTGACGGCGCGCGGACGCGCGCACCTGCGCAGCGAAACGGAGAGCTGGCTTCGCTATGCATCCACTGTCACGGCCTTGCTCACCGCGCCGCTCGCCGCCGAGTGA
- a CDS encoding fatty acid desaturase translates to MRLERTEPGVADWRGIIARYQRSNPARSIAQIATTLIPLAALFYLMYRSLALPYWITLLLGVPAAGLLVRTFIIMHDCAHGSFLPWKRVNGVVGWFTGVLTMTPFGQWRHGHALHHASSGDLDRRGHGDVDTLTVREYLALPRMARLKYRLIRNPLVLFGLGPIHFVLTNRIPPRGASATKRERRSVWSTNAAIAGLYVGISLWVGWTTVLLVYGPAMYLAAAAGIWLFYVQHQFEGTYWQEHGTWDYATAAIRGSSYLKLPAVLQWFTGSIGLHHVHHLGPRIPNYALKRCHDENGVFHDVTVITLAQSVRTLRLALWDEAGKRLVGFGDIRRLPVAAGQ, encoded by the coding sequence GTGAGACTTGAACGCACCGAACCCGGCGTCGCCGACTGGCGCGGGATCATCGCTCGGTATCAGCGGTCGAATCCGGCGCGATCGATCGCGCAGATTGCCACCACGCTCATTCCGCTCGCGGCGCTGTTCTATCTGATGTACCGCTCGCTCGCGCTACCGTACTGGATCACCTTGCTGTTAGGGGTCCCAGCCGCCGGGCTGCTGGTACGCACATTCATCATCATGCACGACTGCGCGCACGGGTCGTTTCTGCCGTGGAAGCGCGTGAATGGGGTCGTGGGATGGTTCACCGGCGTGTTGACGATGACGCCGTTCGGTCAGTGGCGGCACGGCCATGCGCTGCACCACGCATCGTCGGGCGATCTGGATCGCCGAGGACATGGCGACGTCGACACGCTCACGGTGCGCGAATACCTGGCGCTCCCGCGCATGGCTCGGCTCAAATACCGGCTCATCCGCAATCCGCTCGTCTTGTTTGGGCTCGGTCCGATTCACTTCGTGTTGACGAACCGCATTCCGCCGCGGGGCGCATCGGCGACGAAGCGGGAGCGGCGCAGCGTGTGGTCGACCAACGCGGCGATCGCCGGGCTCTATGTGGGGATCTCGCTGTGGGTGGGATGGACTACTGTGCTCCTCGTCTACGGACCGGCGATGTACCTCGCCGCCGCGGCGGGCATCTGGCTGTTTTACGTGCAGCATCAATTTGAAGGAACGTATTGGCAGGAGCACGGCACGTGGGATTACGCGACGGCGGCGATTCGCGGCAGCTCGTATCTCAAGCTGCCCGCGGTCCTGCAATGGTTCACGGGAAGCATCGGGCTTCATCACGTGCACCATCTTGGACCGCGCATTCCCAACTACGCGCTCAAGCGGTGTCACGACGAGAACGGCGTGTTTCACGACGTCACCGTGATCACGCTCGCACAGAGCGTCCGCACGCTGCGTCTGGCGTTGTGGGACGAAGCGGGCAAGCGGCTCGTTGGATTCGGCGACATCCGCCGGTTGCCGGTGGCAGCGGGGCAGTGA
- a CDS encoding DUF1800 domain-containing protein, translating into MRQFPFPSFILFAALAACAPRAIGTSAASATPSSGNALLTNAPLAVSDRVRQALDRLTFGARPGDVAAVERVGLNEWIDRQLDPAGIPDPVADSVLNSLEITHKTAFELIADHPQANEFDMNFLQSQAKIASMRAPDTTAPMSAVAQLQAMRASVEDATERASLGVRLNQTRSAAARELPTSILLRATISDRQLLEVMTVFWENHFSVSADKMPNPFTLVDYDRAIRTHALGKFRDLLHAVATSPAMLFYLDNYQSAVDSLHPTVIEWRAEQRRAAHPPFGDTALVRTLHRRRAGVNENYARELMELHTLGVDGGYTQRDVQEVARCLTGWTIDNFQFGGTFSFDAARHDAGEKTVLGVRIPGGRGIEDGEQVLDILARHPSTARFIATKLVVHFVSDSPPPALVERVAQVYLHTDGDIREMMRAIVHSPEFNSRGAYRAKVKTPFELVASILRAMNAAPDTTPQSVQLVARLGQPVFGRPTPDGWPDQGAAWMNTGALMNRINLGAQVAANQIRGVSIAGWKPRQPLSAMRAEQQVDGVIDALLAGDGSPEVRRELLAVQSPPQTVQHIAEMASIVIGSSDFQRR; encoded by the coding sequence ATGCGACAATTTCCTTTTCCGTCTTTCATTCTGTTCGCGGCGCTTGCCGCGTGTGCACCGCGCGCGATCGGCACGAGCGCGGCCAGTGCAACGCCGTCATCCGGCAACGCGCTCCTCACCAACGCGCCACTCGCCGTGTCGGACCGTGTCCGCCAGGCGCTCGACCGTCTCACGTTCGGTGCTCGCCCCGGCGATGTCGCGGCCGTCGAACGCGTCGGGTTGAATGAGTGGATCGACCGGCAGCTCGATCCGGCGGGGATACCGGATCCCGTCGCCGACAGCGTGCTGAATTCGCTCGAGATCACACACAAGACGGCGTTCGAGCTCATCGCCGATCATCCGCAGGCGAATGAGTTCGACATGAACTTCCTTCAGTCTCAGGCGAAGATCGCATCCATGCGAGCGCCGGACACGACCGCCCCCATGTCGGCGGTCGCGCAGTTGCAGGCCATGCGCGCGAGCGTCGAGGACGCGACCGAGCGCGCGTCGTTGGGCGTGCGATTGAATCAGACGCGGTCGGCCGCGGCGCGAGAGCTCCCCACGTCCATTCTGCTCCGCGCGACTATCAGCGACCGCCAGCTTCTCGAGGTGATGACGGTGTTCTGGGAGAATCATTTCTCGGTCTCCGCGGACAAGATGCCGAACCCGTTCACGCTCGTCGACTACGACCGCGCGATTCGCACCCACGCGCTCGGCAAATTTAGAGATTTGTTACACGCGGTCGCGACGAGCCCGGCGATGCTGTTCTACCTCGACAATTATCAGAGCGCCGTCGACAGCCTGCATCCCACCGTGATTGAATGGCGGGCGGAGCAGCGGCGCGCGGCGCATCCGCCGTTCGGCGACACGGCGCTCGTGCGCACGCTGCACCGGCGCCGTGCCGGCGTGAACGAGAACTACGCCCGCGAGCTCATGGAGCTGCACACGCTCGGCGTCGACGGCGGCTACACGCAGCGCGACGTGCAGGAAGTCGCGCGCTGTCTCACCGGATGGACCATCGACAATTTCCAGTTCGGGGGCACGTTCAGCTTCGACGCCGCACGGCATGACGCGGGCGAGAAAACCGTGCTCGGGGTGCGCATACCGGGCGGCCGCGGCATCGAAGACGGTGAGCAGGTGTTGGATATTCTGGCACGCCATCCGTCGACCGCGCGATTCATCGCCACGAAGCTCGTCGTGCACTTCGTGAGCGATAGTCCACCGCCGGCACTCGTCGAGCGCGTGGCGCAAGTGTATCTGCACACCGACGGCGACATCCGCGAGATGATGCGCGCGATCGTTCACTCGCCCGAGTTCAATAGTCGCGGGGCCTATCGCGCCAAAGTGAAGACGCCGTTCGAGCTCGTCGCGAGCATTCTGCGCGCGATGAACGCCGCGCCCGACACGACACCGCAAAGCGTTCAGCTCGTCGCGCGACTTGGCCAGCCGGTCTTCGGCAGACCGACGCCGGATGGATGGCCCGACCAGGGCGCGGCGTGGATGAACACCGGCGCCTTGATGAACCGCATCAACCTGGGCGCTCAGGTGGCGGCGAATCAGATCCGCGGCGTGAGCATCGCGGGGTGGAAACCCCGACAGCCGCTGAGCGCGATGCGTGCCGAACAGCAGGTGGATGGCGTCATCGACGCGCTGCTGGCGGGCGACGGATCTCCGGAAGTACGCCGTGAATTGCTCGCGGTTCAATCGCCGCCTCAAACGGTGCAGCACATCGCGGAGATGGCGTCCATCGTCATCGGGTCGTCCGACTTCCAGCGCCGATAG
- a CDS encoding DUF6596 domain-containing protein, whose protein sequence is MHEQSHIVERLLRDLGPEVLGAVARTYDDFGAAEDAVQEALIAAAARWPDKGVPSNPRGWLYHVAMRRATDHLRSEMARRRREERIGGDVWAEWAFVPPPDRELSADEDDTLTLIFMCCHPSLTLASAIALTLRAVGGLTTGEIASAFLVPEATMAQRISRAKQTIKASGIPFETPSAAERAERLASVLHVIYLIYNEGYTSSAGLSLTRSDLSIEAIRLARLVRSVLPNDGEVEGLLALMLLTEARRAARTGVASELIPLDEQDRSLWNREMIAEGVALVSRALPRGEIGPYLIQAAIAALHDEASRAEDTDWPQILALYDVLVGLMDNPMAALSRAIAVAMVQGAQAGLALLSNLNDDPRITDHFRVDAVRGHLLERQGDLAAAAECYRRAAEGTANAAERDYLRLKAARTCM, encoded by the coding sequence ATGCATGAGCAATCTCATATAGTCGAGCGCCTCCTCCGAGATCTCGGACCCGAGGTGCTCGGCGCGGTGGCTCGGACGTACGACGACTTCGGCGCGGCGGAAGACGCCGTGCAGGAGGCGTTGATCGCCGCGGCGGCGCGCTGGCCGGATAAAGGCGTGCCGTCCAATCCGCGCGGATGGTTGTATCACGTGGCGATGCGCCGCGCGACGGATCATTTGCGGAGCGAGATGGCGCGCCGCCGGCGCGAGGAGCGCATTGGCGGCGACGTCTGGGCCGAGTGGGCGTTCGTGCCGCCGCCCGATCGCGAGCTGAGCGCCGACGAGGACGACACACTCACGCTGATCTTCATGTGCTGCCATCCGTCGCTCACGCTGGCGTCCGCGATCGCCTTGACGCTGCGCGCCGTCGGCGGCTTGACGACCGGCGAGATCGCGAGCGCATTTCTCGTCCCCGAGGCGACGATGGCGCAACGCATCAGCCGCGCGAAGCAGACGATCAAAGCGTCCGGCATTCCGTTCGAGACGCCGTCCGCGGCGGAGCGCGCCGAACGGCTCGCGTCGGTGCTTCACGTGATCTATCTGATCTACAACGAGGGCTACACGAGCAGCGCGGGGCTGTCGCTGACTCGATCGGATCTGTCCATCGAGGCAATTCGCCTTGCTCGCCTGGTACGATCGGTGTTGCCGAACGACGGCGAAGTCGAGGGGCTGCTGGCCCTGATGCTGTTGACCGAGGCTCGCCGCGCGGCGCGCACCGGCGTCGCGAGCGAACTGATTCCGCTCGACGAGCAGGATCGTTCGCTGTGGAATCGTGAGATGATCGCCGAAGGCGTCGCGCTCGTGTCCCGTGCGCTGCCGCGTGGCGAGATCGGGCCATATCTCATCCAGGCCGCGATCGCCGCGCTGCACGATGAAGCATCTCGCGCCGAGGACACGGACTGGCCGCAGATCCTGGCGCTGTACGACGTGCTGGTTGGCTTGATGGACAACCCGATGGCGGCGCTGAGCAGGGCGATCGCGGTGGCGATGGTCCAGGGCGCGCAGGCGGGTTTGGCACTATTATCGAACTTAAATGATGATCCTAGAATAACGGATCATTTTCGGGTGGACGCGGTTCGCGGCCACCTACTCGAGCGGCAAGGCGACCTTGCCGCGGCCGCGGAATGCTACCGGCGGGCCGCGGAAGGAACAGCCAATGCCGCCGAGCGCGATTACTTGCGACTGAAGGCGGCGCGAACCTGCATGTGA
- a CDS encoding ABC transporter permease — protein MAAHRESLPDRIRRAFRLDAGQSRSRESELDDEIRFHLDQRIEELVAHGWTRDDAEREALARFGPYEESRNQLLATARERDEVLTMFARFDAIRSDTRYALRQIFRSPGFSIAITLTFALGIGANATMFAVIDRLLLRPPAFVVHPQDIMRLAAGTKGHAFTQQTLNYPVFRAIRDHAAGLADVTATYDATVPIGRGQAAQQAAGLLVTGNYFSLLGAKPQIGRVFQAADDVEPLGSPVAVLSYDYWQSHFGGSDAVLGRTLDAAGRRFTVIGVMPRNFTGLDLDGPDMWLPMSAGAAQLGGGSSWSTNSSGSWLRVYARLQPNVPAERAASDAMRVAREAAVSAWFTGKDWSFGALPIMELRGSSQGVTSSVTRVLAAMSLIVLLVACANVANLLLARGLRRREEIAVRLALGVSRGRLLIHLVTESALLAMMGGVVALLVAYLGGGAVFKLLFSDVNLHSPAIDGRVLAFTAIVTLLTGLFTGLLPALQVSRLDLAGVLKTGGRQSGHRSRTRTALLVAQAAMSVVLLFGAGLFERSLTKLSDMRLGVDVDRVALAKMSLRSIGRPASDADRIFSQALDRVRAIPGVSHAAVAATAPFGASFGVGIVIPGRDSSIHADAMYNIVTADYFRTLGSRILRGRDFTDADRESSPRVMIVNQMWATHYLHDANPLGVCARILSDSLPCAEVVGVVENVRRQSIFEDSSDFVYLPLAQAKQALGNRELLVRIDNGRPAAALESVRLALQTAAPGLPFADVHLFASDQTVTREFRPFRLGAAMFGAFGVLALALAAIGIYGVISYNVGQRTREMGVRIALGAQRGSVARLVMRQGVFVTGIGVVIGAAVGLVGSRLVQHLLYEESARDPGVLILVAAVLLATGAIASLVPAWRAVNTDPVTALRAE, from the coding sequence ATGGCCGCGCACCGCGAATCACTGCCGGACCGTATTCGCCGCGCGTTCCGACTGGATGCGGGGCAGTCTCGCTCGCGCGAATCGGAGCTCGACGACGAGATCCGCTTTCACCTCGACCAGCGAATCGAGGAGCTCGTCGCGCACGGGTGGACGCGCGACGACGCGGAGCGGGAAGCGCTGGCCCGCTTCGGGCCCTATGAGGAATCTCGCAATCAATTGCTCGCCACCGCGCGCGAGCGCGACGAGGTGCTGACCATGTTCGCTCGATTCGACGCCATTCGCTCCGACACCCGCTACGCGCTGCGCCAGATTTTCCGGTCGCCAGGGTTCAGCATCGCCATCACGCTGACCTTTGCGTTGGGCATCGGCGCCAACGCCACGATGTTCGCGGTGATCGATCGGCTGCTGCTGCGACCGCCGGCGTTTGTCGTGCACCCGCAGGACATCATGCGTCTCGCCGCGGGCACCAAAGGCCACGCGTTCACACAGCAGACGTTGAACTATCCGGTGTTTCGCGCAATCCGCGACCACGCGGCGGGGCTGGCCGACGTCACCGCGACGTACGATGCAACGGTGCCGATCGGGCGCGGCCAGGCCGCACAGCAAGCGGCGGGACTGCTCGTCACCGGAAACTATTTCAGCTTGCTCGGCGCAAAGCCACAGATCGGCCGCGTGTTTCAGGCCGCCGACGACGTGGAACCCCTCGGGTCACCCGTCGCGGTGCTGTCATACGACTATTGGCAAAGCCACTTCGGTGGGAGCGACGCGGTTCTCGGCCGAACGTTGGACGCGGCCGGACGGCGGTTCACGGTCATCGGCGTGATGCCGCGCAACTTCACGGGTCTCGATCTGGACGGACCCGACATGTGGCTCCCGATGAGCGCCGGAGCCGCGCAGCTTGGCGGCGGATCGAGTTGGTCGACGAACAGCAGCGGATCGTGGCTAAGGGTGTACGCGCGCCTTCAGCCGAACGTCCCGGCGGAGCGCGCCGCGTCGGACGCCATGCGCGTGGCGCGCGAGGCGGCGGTCTCGGCCTGGTTCACCGGAAAGGACTGGAGCTTCGGCGCGCTGCCGATCATGGAGCTGCGGGGCTCGAGCCAGGGCGTGACGTCCTCCGTGACCCGGGTGCTGGCCGCAATGTCGCTCATCGTGCTGCTCGTCGCGTGCGCGAATGTCGCCAACCTCTTGCTGGCGCGCGGTCTTCGGCGGCGCGAAGAGATCGCGGTTCGTCTCGCGCTCGGTGTCTCACGCGGACGGCTGCTCATTCATCTGGTCACCGAGAGCGCGCTGCTCGCGATGATGGGAGGTGTCGTCGCGCTGCTCGTGGCGTATTTGGGCGGCGGCGCCGTATTCAAGTTGTTATTCAGCGATGTGAATCTTCACTCGCCGGCGATCGACGGTCGCGTGCTTGCGTTCACGGCGATCGTGACGTTGCTCACGGGCTTGTTCACCGGGTTACTCCCGGCCTTGCAGGTGAGCCGGCTCGACCTGGCCGGCGTGTTGAAGACCGGCGGCCGCCAGTCGGGCCATCGCTCGCGCACACGCACCGCGCTGCTCGTGGCGCAGGCGGCGATGTCGGTGGTGCTGCTCTTTGGCGCGGGCCTCTTCGAGCGCAGCCTCACGAAATTGAGCGATATGCGGCTTGGTGTCGACGTGGATCGTGTCGCGCTCGCGAAGATGAGTCTGCGATCGATCGGCCGCCCGGCGTCGGATGCCGACCGAATTTTCTCGCAGGCGCTGGACCGGGTGCGCGCCATTCCTGGAGTATCGCACGCCGCTGTCGCGGCGACGGCGCCGTTCGGCGCGTCGTTCGGCGTGGGGATAGTCATCCCCGGACGCGATTCATCGATCCACGCCGACGCGATGTACAACATCGTCACCGCCGATTATTTCCGCACGCTCGGCTCACGGATTCTTCGCGGACGCGATTTCACCGACGCCGACCGCGAGAGCAGTCCGCGCGTGATGATCGTGAACCAGATGTGGGCCACGCACTACCTGCACGACGCCAATCCGCTTGGTGTGTGCGCGCGCATTCTGAGCGATTCGCTGCCGTGTGCGGAGGTGGTCGGTGTGGTCGAGAACGTGCGCCGGCAGAGCATCTTCGAGGACTCGAGCGATTTCGTCTACCTGCCGCTGGCGCAGGCCAAGCAAGCGCTCGGCAACCGTGAACTGTTGGTGCGCATCGACAATGGCCGACCCGCTGCCGCGCTCGAGAGCGTGCGGCTCGCGCTGCAAACCGCCGCGCCGGGGCTCCCGTTCGCCGACGTGCATTTGTTCGCTTCAGATCAGACGGTGACGAGAGAGTTCCGCCCCTTCCGGCTGGGCGCGGCGATGTTTGGTGCGTTCGGCGTGCTCGCACTCGCTCTGGCGGCGATCGGGATTTATGGCGTGATCTCGTACAATGTTGGCCAGCGCACGCGAGAGATGGGCGTGCGTATCGCGCTCGGCGCACAGCGGGGCAGTGTGGCGCGCCTGGTCATGCGGCAGGGCGTGTTCGTCACCGGCATTGGTGTAGTGATCGGCGCGGCCGTTGGCTTGGTGGGGAGCCGGCTCGTGCAACATCTGCTGTACGAGGAATCGGCGCGCGATCCGGGTGTGCTGATCCTGGTGGCGGCGGTGCTTCTGGCGACGGGCGCCATCGCGTCGCTCGTGCCGGCCTGGCGGGCCGTGAACACCGATCCGGTGACGGCGTTGCGGGCGGAGTGA
- a CDS encoding YciI family protein, producing the protein MRYMLMMHAPRGTGDWAVNKWTPDELKAHIGFMLDLNKDLTRSGELIGGEGLAPPADARVVRVAKNGTPVVSDGPFAEAKEFLAGFWIVEVDSAERAYEIAARASSAPGPGGTPLVIPIEVRQVMRAPSTDA; encoded by the coding sequence ATGCGGTACATGCTGATGATGCACGCGCCACGCGGCACCGGAGATTGGGCCGTCAACAAGTGGACGCCGGACGAGCTCAAGGCTCACATCGGCTTCATGCTGGATCTCAACAAGGACCTCACGAGGAGCGGTGAGCTGATCGGCGGCGAAGGGCTGGCACCGCCGGCGGATGCGCGAGTGGTGCGCGTCGCGAAGAACGGAACGCCGGTCGTGTCCGACGGGCCGTTCGCCGAAGCGAAGGAATTTCTGGCCGGCTTCTGGATCGTCGAGGTCGACAGCGCGGAGCGCGCCTACGAGATCGCGGCGAGGGCGTCGTCGGCACCGGGCCCGGGCGGCACGCCGCTCGTGATTCCGATTGAAGTGCGGCAGGTGATGCGGGCGCCGAGCACGGATGCATGA
- a CDS encoding ABC transporter permease, protein MLSEAWSDFRYRLRALFRRDALERELDEELRFHVEREAAAYERAGVPHDEAVRRARVAFGGIEQTKEASRDSRGTARIESVIQDLRYAARSLRHRPGFTLAVVLTLGLGIGANTAIFTLVDALMLRTLPVPHAEQLVSIGDPAAVNGGWHGSPQEDYQSYPVYADVRDGNTVLTDMYASGRTSDFDVNFDQNNQRVVEHPRIRLVTSNFFAVLGVSTYAGRSFAPDADRLHRSDADVVIGYDYWQRRFSGDRSVLGRIIRVNDVPMEIVGIAAPGFTGDVVGETTELWLPMMMQPMLNPRTNLVADRDWSWLQMMGRLKPGVTLAQARAQLAALTAQSIRGHVTGIELKRFEQDLKDDPIRVEAAARGFSSRREQYGRALVVLMIAVGVVILVVCANVSNLMLARAAARGREMTVRMTLGASRSRLVQQLLTESAMLAALAAVCGILVATWGSRLLISLAGSGTQRIALDVSPDARVLAFAGAMTIVCVIFFGLTPAFRATRVDLAPALRGQGRSVVGGAARPGGIPVTKLLVVAQITLSTLLLMGSGLLVRSMQQLMHADLGFDRDHLLAVRVGTFRSNYVGARLAALRQDLAERVSHVHGVESATYTVEGVFGGSSGGHVSVPGFVPQADSERQVDYDQVGPSYFRSIGAHILRGRDFERRDLETDAKVGAINQTMAAAYFRERDPIGRTVTLDDDTFTIVAVVADVQEHDVRGKPVRRLYMAMNEATPKPQSFELEARVPDDPARYVASVRDAVLAADRTLKLEIEPITARVRQSVSVDLLLTQVTAFFGALTLLLAALGLYGVTAYATAQRTNEFGVRLALGAKPELVAGMVVREATTLVIVGLALGIPIGLVAVRFVRAQLFGVGIVDVPSLSVSVAVLIVTAVVASYLPARRAARVDPLEALRAE, encoded by the coding sequence ATGCTGAGTGAAGCATGGAGCGATTTCCGCTACCGCCTCCGCGCGCTGTTCCGGCGCGACGCCCTCGAGCGCGAGCTCGACGAGGAGCTCCGCTTCCACGTCGAACGCGAGGCCGCGGCGTACGAACGCGCCGGCGTCCCGCACGATGAAGCCGTTCGCCGCGCCCGCGTCGCGTTCGGCGGCATCGAGCAGACGAAAGAAGCGAGCCGCGACTCCCGCGGGACGGCGCGTATCGAATCAGTAATTCAGGATCTCCGATACGCCGCTCGTTCGCTGCGTCATCGACCCGGCTTCACGCTCGCCGTGGTCCTCACCCTCGGACTTGGCATCGGCGCGAACACGGCCATCTTCACCCTCGTCGACGCGCTGATGCTCCGCACGCTTCCGGTCCCGCATGCCGAGCAGCTCGTGAGCATCGGCGATCCGGCGGCGGTGAACGGCGGTTGGCACGGATCGCCGCAGGAGGATTACCAGTCGTATCCCGTCTACGCCGACGTGCGCGACGGCAATACCGTGCTGACCGACATGTACGCCAGCGGCCGCACGAGCGACTTCGACGTGAACTTCGATCAGAACAACCAACGCGTCGTCGAACATCCCCGAATCAGGCTCGTTACCTCGAATTTCTTCGCGGTGCTCGGCGTCTCGACGTATGCCGGCCGAAGCTTCGCGCCCGACGCCGACCGCCTGCACCGCTCGGATGCCGACGTCGTGATCGGGTACGACTACTGGCAGCGGCGCTTCTCCGGCGACCGCTCGGTGCTCGGACGTATCATCCGCGTGAATGACGTGCCGATGGAGATTGTCGGCATCGCGGCGCCGGGCTTTACGGGCGACGTCGTCGGCGAGACGACCGAGCTGTGGCTGCCGATGATGATGCAGCCCATGCTGAATCCACGGACCAACCTCGTCGCCGATCGCGACTGGTCGTGGCTTCAGATGATGGGCCGGCTGAAGCCCGGCGTGACGCTTGCGCAAGCGCGCGCGCAACTGGCGGCTCTCACCGCGCAATCGATTCGCGGTCACGTCACCGGCATCGAGCTCAAGCGATTCGAGCAGGATCTCAAGGACGATCCGATTCGCGTCGAGGCGGCGGCGCGCGGGTTCTCCTCGCGCCGTGAACAATACGGCCGCGCGCTCGTCGTGCTGATGATCGCTGTCGGCGTCGTGATCCTCGTCGTTTGCGCCAACGTATCCAATCTCATGCTCGCGCGCGCCGCCGCGCGCGGCCGCGAAATGACGGTGCGCATGACGCTCGGCGCCAGCCGCTCGAGATTGGTGCAGCAGCTGCTCACGGAGAGCGCGATGCTCGCCGCGCTCGCAGCCGTATGCGGCATCCTCGTCGCAACATGGGGGAGCCGGCTTCTGATCTCTCTCGCGGGAAGTGGCACGCAACGGATCGCGCTCGACGTATCGCCTGACGCACGGGTGCTCGCGTTCGCCGGAGCGATGACGATCGTGTGCGTCATTTTCTTCGGGCTCACACCCGCCTTCCGCGCCACGCGAGTCGATCTCGCGCCGGCGCTCCGCGGCCAGGGTCGAAGCGTCGTTGGTGGGGCCGCACGCCCTGGTGGCATTCCCGTAACCAAGCTTCTCGTCGTAGCCCAGATCACGCTGTCGACGCTCCTGCTCATGGGCAGCGGACTGCTCGTCCGCAGCATGCAGCAGTTGATGCACGCCGATCTCGGCTTCGATCGAGACCATCTGCTCGCCGTGCGCGTCGGGACGTTTCGCAGCAATTACGTGGGTGCGCGGCTCGCCGCGCTGCGGCAGGATCTTGCTGAGCGTGTGTCGCATGTGCACGGTGTCGAGAGCGCCACGTACACAGTGGAGGGCGTGTTCGGCGGCAGCTCGGGCGGGCACGTGAGCGTTCCGGGCTTCGTGCCGCAAGCTGATTCCGAGCGACAAGTCGACTATGACCAGGTAGGCCCGTCGTATTTTCGCTCGATCGGCGCGCACATCTTGCGCGGTCGCGACTTCGAGCGGCGTGACCTGGAGACGGACGCAAAGGTCGGCGCGATCAATCAAACCATGGCCGCCGCGTACTTTCGCGAACGTGACCCGATCGGCCGCACCGTGACGCTGGACGACGACACGTTCACGATCGTCGCCGTCGTCGCCGACGTGCAGGAGCACGACGTTCGCGGCAAACCGGTGCGCCGCCTCTATATGGCGATGAACGAGGCCACACCGAAGCCGCAGAGCTTCGAGCTCGAAGCGCGCGTCCCTGATGATCCGGCGCGATATGTCGCTTCTGTGCGCGACGCCGTCCTCGCCGCCGATCGCACGCTGAAGCTCGAGATCGAGCCGATCACCGCGCGCGTACGGCAGTCGGTGTCGGTCGATCTGCTGCTCACGCAAGTCACCGCATTCTTCGGCGCGTTGACGCTGCTTCTCGCGGCGCTCGGGCTCTACGGTGTGACGGCGTATGCGACGGCGCAGCGCACGAATGAGTTCGGCGTGCGACTCGCGCTTGGCGCCAAGCCGGAGCTGGTTGCAGGAATGGTCGTGCGCGAAGCGACGACGCTTGTGATCGTCGGCCTGGCGCTCGGCATTCCCATCGGACTCGTGGCTGTGCGATTCGTTCGCGCGCAACTGTTCGGCGTGGGGATCGTCGACGTGCCGTCGTTGAGCGTTTCGGTTGCGGTGTTGATCGTCACGGCCGTCGTGGCGAGTTATCTGCCGGCACGGCGAGCGGCGCGAGTGGATCCGCTCGAGGCGTTGCGCGCGGAGTAG
- a CDS encoding BlaI/MecI/CopY family transcriptional regulator, whose translation MVKSLSELGRRERQIMDIVVRRGRATVADVLGDLPDPPSYSSVRGMLRLLEEKGYVSHEWDGPRFVYLPGDPARLRRDAVRHLVKTFFNDSTESAVVALLGPNGKSLTREELDRLGALIEQAKKAGDE comes from the coding sequence ATGGTCAAATCACTTTCCGAATTGGGCAGACGCGAACGGCAAATCATGGACATCGTCGTGCGCCGCGGGCGCGCGACCGTTGCCGACGTGTTGGGTGATCTCCCAGACCCCCCGAGCTACTCCTCCGTTCGCGGGATGCTCCGTCTGCTCGAGGAGAAAGGCTACGTCAGCCATGAGTGGGATGGCCCACGCTTTGTCTACCTGCCGGGCGATCCAGCTCGGCTCCGACGAGACGCCGTGCGGCATCTCGTCAAGACATTCTTCAACGACTCCACGGAATCGGCCGTCGTCGCGCTGCTCGGCCCCAATGGAAAGTCGCTCACACGCGAGGAGCTCGACCGACTCGGCGCGTTGATCGAGCAGGCGAAAAAGGCGGGGGACGAATGA